From the Lytechinus variegatus isolate NC3 chromosome 5, Lvar_3.0, whole genome shotgun sequence genome, the window CTCAATTTGTTTTACTTATTCTACTGTACACAATCTACTAAAAACTGAAGAATTTTGTTCTACCATCTAAAGCTTCGTTTGATTTCCTCTCGTTACAATTTGAGTCAGTTCTTAAAAGTCAAGTCGActtcagaaaaataaaaaaaaatgaaagttatgacaagttattgaagttttacttatttttcacaaaatatttatgtgtacaattaagtcacatgcaaatgagagaatcgatgatgtccctcactattccttttgtttgttattgcCTGAACCTTAAAATGTTAATCAATGGTAAGTCTACATGTTATAGGAGAAACAACACTCTGCTTCTCaggacaatggggagaaaaatcgaatatttcatgtgataaaatacacagaaatagtgatgtcatcagttccctaaTTTGTATACCGactgggatgtgcatataactgttttgcgaaattaagcgaaacttaaaaaaggcataactttcttattttacatccgattatgatgaaattttcagtgttatgctcgctagatttttctatttttatttaaatcaactttttgttggggtttaCCTAtccatatttttaatataaagcgTTTTGTGTGATAAAAATAGTTTTGTAATAACATTAACATGTTAACgatcataataatgaaaatgttcgACCACAGTTGCGAAGTGCATCGAGTCACATAGATGTTTACAATAATAAAGTAATGTTaacataaaattgaaataaattttataacttaaattgcaaatatgtgCAATATTTAATCATGTTGCTTATTTTTGTTgccatgttttttttgtaatttgtatgaAAAAAGGAGGGAGTGCTCGTGATACAAATGCATcaaaaatcacattatttttGTAGTATccttttattctttatattgTTACGTTTCTCTTGATCAGTACATACATCATTTCCTATAGCATGTATAAGGTCTAGTGTACAGATAAGTGCTGTCCTTAAAATGTACACTTATTCAGTTGTCGTGATTAATCCGTCCTTAAAAGTTATAGGCTTCACAAAAGAATCCTACAGATTGTGTATTTGTTTATGCCTAATTTTACTGAAATTATTATAATATACAATCATCTTTTAACAAAACatatcattatttatcatttctttttttttcatagagtGTTTTATCATCCTTCTTCTTGTCAGATGTTTAgaacatatgaaaataaacatgacttTAAAAACTTCGCTGTATCATGTTTgtcttgatatttttatgacCCATTAAGTATCTGAATCTATCTTGGTTCCGAGTCATCTTCCCTCCCCACTCTCCCTcccctattttctttcttcctcatcccacctctctctctctctctctctctccctccctccctcccccctctctctctccatatatatctatctctttTTCCCTCTCCTTAAAATCATTACCGGCCCTTCACCTCTGTTTACCTTTCGCATTCGCTCCAGTCCAATTTAAACAAACTATTAGCAACTTCCTTCAAAAAAGACACATGCTAAATGATCTTCaacagaataaataattttatttacaatgtacatgtatacaagatTTTCTTAAAACACCATTTTAAACTTTTCAATCTTGTAAGGACCAGCCTTTCTtcacttttttctttgctttcttGTTCTGAGGCAAAGGGAAATTCGTCGACCTTTGACCCCAGAACCGTCTGTCACGTGATTTACCAATTCCCTTCCCGCCTGAAATCCACAACATCACGCAAACCTCCAATCCCGCAACAAACAAATCGCAGAAACTACTTCTAATCACTTATTTTCAAGACAGAGAAAGATGTCGATTTCTAACTGGCCAAGGAAATGCAAAGATCTTAGAAGCAATTTCTGGACGCCTGTGAGGAAGAAAGAGTTGGCTAGCATGAGATGTGGATTCCTACAGTACTAAAAGACTCGAAAAAATCACTTAAATATAGTGTGATCAGACGCTTTTCAGACTTATCACTTATAGCTTCCTACTATTCTTATTCGTTCAATGGTCAAAGCTCTGTTCTGTTAACTTTCTGAAGCAAATTCTATCATCATTCCTAATGCAACATACAGTATAAGAATAAACTATCAACAGCATAATAATGGTATAACAATATAACAAATTCGTTTTGCCCTTCAATTCGATAGCTATTCCTAATCCTATGGCATTTTGATGTTGCAGATAAAAATCAgcaaatatattatatataaaacttttcattgatttcgaactatttgaagaaaacatttcGTAATGCTGCGTTATTGATGATTCTCGGTGGACTTTGatttcatgtttcataaagctttctCTTTTAAGGCCTACCtctgaatataatcatgataatgaccTACATTATGCcatctttttttatcttatttctcTATTGAATATAATCTTAAATTTAATTTCTGTAATAATGATTGAATGCCAGgatattttcatcttcaaatcaaatataaacaACCTCAGCTACCTGACACtacaaaatcaattttatccaAATAGCGAAGGGTCATGACAGACACTTCTTCCGAGCTTTTGCAACAGCCTTCTCAATGTCCTTCCATGAAGGTCGAAGACGTGGTTTAACATTCGTCATCTCAGCGACTAACTCTCTCAAGATCCGATTGTTCATCACTTTCCCCTCGATCCGACCAATTACCTTTCCCATAGAGAAGATGTCAGTTTCAACAGACATGGGTTGTTGGTCCAACATATATTCTGGAGCTAGATGCTGAAACATGGAACCTTCTTTGTACTGCTCGCGGTCATCTTCAGGCATGTGACGATGTTTGACAGGTACGGTCTGGGTGGACACTTTGCCCATATCAATGATGAAAGCATGCCATCTTTTATCATTGTAGTCCCACTGCAAAAGAACGTTGTTGGGTTTTAGATCGTTGTGGAGGAGACCTTTAGCATGCATTGTCTTCATTCCGTTGACGATGTCCGTGATGATACCAAACCAGTCTTTCTGCCTTAGTGAAGGGCTGGGATGTTTGATGGCCTGGCTAAGGGAAAAGACGTCACCTGTTTCCTTGTCGCCGAGGAACTCCAGAACGAGTGAAGGGGCCCCATCAATGTCAACGACACCGATTGTCTTTGGGAAAGATGGATGGTCAGCAAGTGCAAGGTGGACTAAAGCTTCCATGGTGGTACGAGCATGGTTTGCTTTGATTCGTATCATCCGCTTCGTAGCATCCTCATCATTCACCCGTTCACTTATATACGGAACCTTGACGGCGACGGCCTGGCCTTTGTATTGCCTCAAGAACACCTTCCCGAAAGCACCTTTCCCGATCTCATCCTCGTCGTCGTCATTATCCTGGGCTTTAGGTAAGAAGGAGATGTCAGCAGCATCGATGGTTTTGAGTTTGACATCGGAGTAAATACGCATGACCACTGCTCTGTCGACATAAGGCATGTCGCTAAACTTAGTGTCCTGCTTTTTCAATATGAACTCGTGAAAtctaaaaacacaaaaaaggagaaagggaatGAAAATACTTGATGAAAGTATACATTACAGGTAAAAATTGGTGGGAAAACGGGATTAAAAGGTAGAATGATTACGTTTCGAGCCAAATTCTGTCATTTATCATAATAAAGACCTTATCAAAACTATTTGGCACATACACTTGGTGCGCGTTTTCCAAAGAAAAACACATGACATTGTTTAGTAGGTCAACCTATACTTTTATCTTGAAAAAATGGCAATAACTTGGAGTCTTCAGTAATTAAAGGTACTTATCCATATAATATTTGTGATGCTCACTGTGAGACTTCATATCTGAGTTTCTTGAGGAGATGCTCCTGTTTGTAAGCCTGGAATCGAAGATCTTTGATCGTTTCCTTCAGTTCAGTCCTTTCACGCGCTCCGATACTGCAATTTAGACATGGATAAGATCTTAGTATTACTGGAAACAGGATATTAAGGGtttgtttattatatatatatatatcttaactgagtttttattatgttttctgGTAACCAATACAGCAGGTAAGATTTAGGATTAGCTGACGATTTCACCTGAATCGATTCATGTTTCGACTTTCACGATCCTTTGTCAACAATTAGCGTCGACAAACCAAACACTTAACAAAATCTCTGAGCTTCTACTATTCACGATGGTGCGTGTTTATATCTGAGCTTTTACTTGTTTgactatttttatttatctagtATCAATAAATTAACAGTATAAACGATTTACCTTTTTTCGTCAACAGAATCCCCACTCTTGAAATAAGCATCACTCGCCTTCAACTGTATGAAGTAGAACCAGATTAGTatgatatacatttattttgtttcatatagatattgtttcattaaaaagaaatagattaatataaaaaaaataaaaaacattaagTTAATAAAAGGTCGAAGTATATGACGAATTTTATTTCGCTCCACTGTGGGAGGATGGATTCTATGGCTATTTCTCAGTCTCAGAACCAAATTTCTCTTACCCATGCATGCCCCTCTATTTCTCAAATTCTGTTTCATTTAAGCTTTTGCTACCTTTGGTTGTCAATTTAATGGTTTGACTGCTGACATACTATCATAATTGACGCATTCatggtatatatatttttattttattttaagtctACATATTTCATTTACCATTTCTTCAAGATTGGCTTTAGCCTGCTCCAAGTCGTTCATCTCGAGTTTCATATGTGCATTGAGTTGCCTCATGTCATCAAGTGACTGGCACAAGTCTGTGATTGTGAGTGTATCCCCGACATCAGTAAGCAGACCATACTCAACAGCTGCCGTGTTCAGAGCAGCTTTAATAGCCTATAgtgtgaaatgaataaagagataaaaaatatttgcaactAATTTGTCAATGAACTGAAAAAAAGATTACTTCAAAGGGTTAGCAAGGAGGACGCATAAAGAAGACCTATACAGTATACTCTCGCTAGTGGTGAAGATTTGCGGGGGACGTAGACAAAATCAACTTAGTTACACAAGAAAAGAAGCTTCAAGAACAATGGGTCTTAAGTTGAGCATGGTTCAACCCACGAGAGCCTCTGGTCTTGAATTCTGACAAGTCCATGCCCTGATCGGCATTTGACATGACACCATCTCCAAGAACGAACTCCTTAGAACCATAAAAGCATTTTATCTGATAAAGGCATACTTACCTCCATTTCATCCTCCACCTCTTTCTCTCTTGTCTCGGCCTCTGCTACTTTCACTTCCAGTATCTCCTTTAACTTCCTCATCTCAGAGACCTTCCCTTGCAGATCCTTCTTCTCTGTCTCCATCGCTTCAACTTTTGCCTTCTTTGcctcgagttggtatctcactTCGTTAATTTCAGTTTCTTTCTCCTTAAGGTCGTTCAGCCCTTTCTCCTTAAGGTAATCCATCTCTTTCTCCTTAAGGTCTTCCATGTATTTTACCGTTTGCTCTGCGTCTTCCAGTTTCTTTTCCATCGAGACACTTTGTTCCTTCAGCTTAGACACTTGACCTTCAAGATCCTGCAGGATGTTGTCAACATAttaagaaaacaagaaaattttcagtcaAGAATATGTAAATATTGACAGACCTTACTGTGATTGATGAACTCAAGTGAATATCATGACCAGACTAATCTTAACAAAGATGTATCAAGTTAtacatgttacatgtatatctcaccTGAACTTTATTTTTCTGGAAATCCACTTGATTTTTTAGACCTCTATTTTGGACTTTCATATCGGCGACATCTTTCTTGTAATCATCGACCATTGATAATGCAGCCTCTACTTTGTTTTTCGTAAGCTGAATAAATGTAGGCAATCAGAATAGCTTGATAAGATAAACGATTTCTTACAATGTggcattttttattcttttttaattacTGTAATATAGCTCTGTTGAACAATTCTTTAAACTTGATTTACTTGTTTCTTTGTTAAATCGTAAAAATATGACGCAATGGAAATAATGCGAATCATCTACTTCGCAATCATGAaatgttgtttttgtttcaaaacAAAACGCAGTGGTTGGGAAAGGTGAGTATAAGAATTTGATCAATTAAATGATCAGTGAAATTAAGAATTGGGTAATAAGTAAAAATTTAGAAATTGGAAATATTAATGGAAAAAGGAGAATGCGAGTGAGAGATGGCAGTATGTataagatgaataaaatattctaGGTAAGATCCTACCTTGACATCGAACTCCAGTTTCTTGTTCTTTTCTTCCATCTCATTTTTTAGCTCTTCCATTTCTCTCATCTTTTCAAAGGCTGTCTCGGTTTTATCAGTCAAATCCTAACGTGGaaacatattcaaaatgattttctcTGGAAATTAAAGCCTACTATTGTGACATAGATTTACCAACTGAAAGCTGGAAAGTCATGACTGACTACGTATCGTattcatgagaaaaaaatattgtcatccTGTATTAGTCATGTATAATTCTTAATATTAAGTTATTTCTATCGATGTCTGCTACTGCACATCTTCCTTCATACTTTCCTATGCTGTTCATGATAAAAACTTCATCATATTGTGAGACCATAAATATATTCATCAATTTATTTCTACGATGTATTTCTTCCCttgtttcatcttttttttcactgtttACCTTGCTTACAATATCAGCAGTTTGAAGCCTTTCTGTCAGttcttccctttctctctcaagCTCCTCAATTGTCTTTGTAAGATCTTCGATGATATATTGTGACTGAGCAGGTCTGGAAGTAGCTTTCTGCAATGAGAGTTGTGAATGTTATGTTTGAGTtattaatagttttttttttacttgaggatacttttttcgttttttcttttttttgtaatttttattcatcattttcttatcatCGACACATACCCACGACACACAGCACCACTCCCTGACTCAACAATAGCATATAAAGATATAGGCAATATATAACTGTAAAGTGGTACTAAAAAAACCCAGAAAATGCACCCCTTCATGTTTAGTGTTGAACGTATAAACAGCGTTACAATGTCCGGCGAGCCCAGAGAAATGAAttatattgaatgtaatatttcatcacCTGGCATCACAATTGAATATTCAAAAGATGGCAGAATTTGAATACTTTTAAATgtgttcactaactttttagcaaCACTGTACATCAATTAGTGTTCCTAATCTTTGAGGTCTGACGAAATTATATAAGACACTTTTGTTAACGCGACGGTAGGGAAGAGGACGGAGTAGTCAGACCACTGGTGTCTGCTCATTATTACTCGGCCCAAGCACTTTGTCTCATTTCCTGTTTTGTAAAGTTCCAAATGGTTTCTGTAGCCTCATTTTTTAACGCAGGCATGCAAATTCCCCACTCATGGAGTTAATGTATTACTTGTTACTATCGAACAAATTTGATTACCTCGATTTCATGTTCAAGCTTGATGTTTTTGTCCACAGTCTCTTTCACCAACTTCTCCAAGTCCTTCACTCTGGTACTgatgatttgatttttcatgatcagtttctaattgtgatttgaaagaaaatgaagatttgGTAACCGAACACGTATATTTCTACATCTTAGATGTCACGAACGGATTCGACTCGACgtcatttgtaattttgttcaataatttaattcaaaGATATAGGAGCATTCTATTGCATTATTTCCTGAATTAGTTATTGTTATTCAACATGTTAACATTAATCTTTTGTTCAcatttgaatggaaatgaattcataccaaataatgaatatacatgGTTATAAGAATTCAATGTTATAAACAAATTGTTTCTGACTTCAACATTTCTGGGAAGGGCAAATGGGGGAACAATCCATTTGGCGGGGAAGGGGTCCAGATGATtgagtttttactttcttttatcaatttttcaattcctgctttaaaaaaaataacactaaatcattttatatttatcttattttgtctttttttggaATCAAAAACGTAAGTTCTGGTGTGTCTATTCAATCTTAACGAGCTTTCGTCTTCGGCCGTGCTGAGTTTCTGCTCAAGTCCCATTATCACATTTTGAAGCTCCTCGACTTGTTGGCCAGTGTGATTAACTGTTTTAGGAGTCACTGCCTGAAATAAGCTTGATTcctaaatcattttaaaaagttgatGCGATTATAAAGGTTTTCATTTAATCTTATTAATGGTTAATTGttataagtggactgacttattataataaaagttataattggcttgatttttttatcgtTGTTTTTAACGGCGAAATCTGGTTTCagctcatttttttctcatttccaacaGAACAGTTTACAAAatccatgaaaataaaatacaataaaaaaattaaatataataataatgattaaaaaaaacgttGTACTGGGATTTTATAGCTTCGATCATTATAACAAGCGGTCTACTTGTTCACAAAACGTCCCATCCCCTCTGGAATTAAAGGCACGAATTCAATACAAGAAATTGTGTAAATGAGCatcaaacaaaattgatttttgttttttacttcgATACCTTCTGGTTTTGAGCCGTGGTGAGTTGTCGGAAAAGATCTTCATTTTCTGCCTTCAGCTTCATAGCTAGTTCGATGTGTCTCTCATTTTCTTCGGTCGCTGCGGCCAGATATTTTTCGAACAACGTTATTTCTGCTATCCGTAACGAGCCTCCCCATATTTTTCAAGTGACAATAAAATGGGGGAAATATTAAAGGAAGACAAAGTAGTAAGAATGTGAATATAAAGGGAGGGCCCGACCGTGTAATTTTAAACAATTCgtccttttttcattataaaatgtGGAGGCTTTTTGGGGGTGCTCTCTGCATGAATAAAGACCAATCACTTGGAATTGGAATGAATTGCCAATGATATTACCTGGCTCACAAGCTGGCGACTTTCCAGTTGCTTGGTGAGATTTGATTCCTCCTTCTCCAACTTCGATGATTCATCTTGGAGTTTGGTTAAGTTCTGAAACAAAAAGGTGAAAGTCCAATTTTCTAAggtatttcaaacaaaaaagaagtatcCAGATTATTCTATCCAAGTATCCTTCCTAAACATGTGAAGGCAGAAAACTGATATAGATATTTAAATTGATCGTGTTGATCCAGAAATACTATATTTTGAAGTTTGCACTTATATCCCTTCTTACCAGGACACAAGACAAATTattgcattgttattattgtttcacttgaaaGGCATAACTGTTGTTAGGCATTAATCATCGGCGAGATGGTGTTCTCCATGTTGAGTTTATAGGAATAGAGAATTCGGTTTTTACAGGATCAGTAAGTAGCATATCCTgataaaaaagacaattttcgtttgcattattgtaattatataATTCTTCATAAGATCTTGTTTATTTGTTCCATATATTTTACCTCCTGCTCTCGGGAAGAATTCTGCAGTATTTCATTCAGctctttcctttcattttgaAGTTTTCCTATCTCTTCCTGAAGCTCTACCGTAGCAGCTTGCATCTCGCCTGCCCTAGATTTGGCCTCCTGAAAATAACACATTTGTCTTggaattcaaatcaatttctgcTTAGGAATTAACATAATATTATGCAGATGGGTATATTTAAGAGCATCCAGTACCGATGTAAACATCACATACACGAAACAGAAAGAAATGGATAGGAagattttaatcaaaataatgaaatagattgACATCTTCTCTTGAAAATTAGAATGATCATGATTATCGATAGGCCtatcattgattttgatttattaataTCGATACATTTGTACGTGAGCTATTGTCTTAATTAATGTAGAATCtctatgtttatttattttcttcaaatatattAAAACAGGATAACAAGATTAGGACACTGTTTTTCATCTTGGTCCTGTATAAAAAGacataatatttatttaaacataaaatttgttttcaagCGAATAGTATATAAAGTGTAAATCGAGACTGCATCTCATCTTATATAAAGAATACAGCATAAATAAAATAGCCCCATATACCTTGCATTCGGTTTGACAACGCCCAAGTCTTTTAAAGAGGTCggtattttctttctctaatttGCAAGAGGTTTCACGTAGCTCTTGGATCTCAATTGCCGACTTCTCTCGAAGTTCCTACGTCATAAAAAAAGGTTATAACCATTTTAAATTTGtgaacttaaaggtcaagtccacctcagaaaaatgttgatttgaatcaatagagaaaaatcagacaagcacaatgctgaagatttcatcaaaatcggatgtaaaataagaaagttatgacatttcaaagtttcgcttattttcaacaaaatagttatatgaacgagccagttacatccaaatgagagagttgatgatgtcactcactcactatttcttttgttttttattgtttgaattatacaatatttcaatttttacgaatttgatgattaggacctccttgcctgaagcacaaaatgttaaaataatggaattccacgtgttcagggaggaatgaaacttcatttcacatgacaattacgagaaaatcaaaatattttatatttcaaacaataaaaaacaaaagaaatagtgagcgaatgacatcatcgactccaCAGAGATTCGTATAACTATggatcttacgtatacgtaagctccctAAGGGAGCTAGAGAGGCAACTCTTTTTGCGCGTTTTTGGTtttccataggttttgtacataacaaacatggctgccctttgtccaatttgaaggttgattttggaaggtcaatgtttaattcatgagtaatgacgtcaaaatacgcacaatgcacttgtatgattggataaaacgctaatgttttattcatgtcctcatgcattaaacatttttttccgtcccacaattccctacgatatctgtgcgaagtgtcgttctttttgattctgcgaaattcaactttttgaaatacaatagcaagtctaattatctgtttttagaattgatgttcgaaatcatgatttctgagtgaacttcaaaggagcagaaaatcttggaggaaacattaatatcaatccaatgacattccataggaataaaagtaagttaagttcaaTTCCTTACTTTGATCTTAGTTGAAATTGTAGGTGTGTTTGCTGGGGTTCGGCGTCGCATGCATGGCTTTATGTACAGTTTACAACGCAAACCACAAtttccatatttctttttcctgtccTGATCCTAAATTAGTCTGAAATCTGACTGacatattttctcagaaaataacaTAGTTCTTCGTAGAACTAAGTTTGTTAATTGGG encodes:
- the LOC121416213 gene encoding myosin-10-like, whose product is MKLKAENEDLFRQLTTAQNQKKLIMKNQIISTRVKDLEKLVKETVDKNIKLEHEIEKATSRPAQSQYIIEDLTKTIEELEREREELTERLQTADIVSKDLTDKTETAFEKMREMEELKNEMEEKNKKLEFDVKLTKNKVEAALSMVDDYKKDVADMKVQNRGLKNQVDFQKNKVQDLEGQVSKLKEQSVSMEKKLEDAEQTVKYMEDLKEKEMDYLKEKGLNDLKEKETEINEVRYQLEAKKAKVEAMETEKKDLQGKVSEMRKLKEILEVKVAEAETREKEVEDEMEAIKAALNTAAVEYGLLTDVGDTLTITDLCQSLDDMRQLNAHMKLEMNDLEQAKANLEEMLKASDAYFKSGDSVDEKSIGARERTELKETIKDLRFQAYKQEHLLKKLRYEVSQFHEFILKKQDTKFSDMPYVDRAVVMRIYSDVKLKTIDAADISFLPKAQDNDDDEDEIGKGAFGKVFLRQYKGQAVAVKVPYISERVNDEDATKRMIRIKANHARTTMEALVHLALADHPSFPKTIGVVDIDGAPSLVLEFLGDKETGDVFSLSQAIKHPSPSLRQKDWFGIITDIVNGMKTMHAKGLLHNDLKPNNVLLQWDYNDKRWHAFIIDMGKVSTQTVPVKHRHMPEDDREQYKEGSMFQHLAPEYMLDQQPMSVETDIFSMGKVIGRIEGKVMNNRILRELVAEMTNVKPRLRPSWKDIEKAVAKARKKCLS